A window of Nonomuraea angiospora genomic DNA:
GCTCGGGCCGAACCCGAAGGCGGGGTCAGGCCGAGGCAGCCGAGGTGCGGTCGGGCTGGGGGCGGGTGGTGCGGCCGGCCGTGGAGGCGTACTCGGCGAGGATCCCGTCGATGGCGGACGCCAGGAGCTCCCTGTGCTCCATCGGCAACTCCCCCGCCAACGCCTCCAGCCGCGCCTCGACCCCGTCGTGCGCCAGCGCCCCGACGCGCTCCCCTTCGGGGGTCAACTCGACGAGCCAGGCCCGCCGGTCCCGGGAATCACGCGTGCGGGCCACGAGCCCGCGCTTCTCCGCCCGGTCGACGAGCCCCGTCAGGCTCGACTTCTCCAGGTGCAGCGTGCGCGTCAGCTCCGTCATCCCCACCGGCCCGCCGACGAG
This region includes:
- a CDS encoding MarR family winged helix-turn-helix transcriptional regulator, with product MVATFTTALVRLGHLVQQVFGDVGREQDLTPQQAQLLCLLVGGPVGMTELTRTLHLEKSSLTGLVDRAEKRGLVARTRDSRDRRAWLVELTPEGERVGALAHDGVEARLEALAGELPMEHRELLASAIDGILAEYASTAGRTTRPQPDRTSAASA